One window from the genome of Hippocampus zosterae strain Florida chromosome 7, ASM2543408v3, whole genome shotgun sequence encodes:
- the tfpi2 gene encoding tissue factor pathway inhibitor 2 translates to MELYFLALFAFCSSFYQALALRPRGVCLLQVDEGPCRAEMERYYYNTITQKCEVFYYGGCQGNANNFKTYHECHKTCFRIPKIPQTCRFPMEEGPCRALFTRYFFNMTSMQCELFYYGGCQGNDNRFPDLTSCKEYCSPRKSVPVLCLDPLDKGKCSASIPRYYYNKTTKTCEEFTYSGCGGSSNNFVSRHSCMDVCVKGGKKGSGGKMRRLRRNRITFLQA, encoded by the exons ATGGAGTTGTACTTTTTGGCCctgtttgctttctgctcctctTTTTACCAAGCGTTGGCGCTGCGACCCCGAG GTGTGTGCCTCCTCCAAGTCGACGAGGGTCCCTGCAGAGCCGAAATGGAACGTTACTACTACAACACCATCACTCAAAAGTGCGAGGTGTTCTACTACGGGGGGTGTCAAGGCAACGCCAACAACTTCAAGACTTACCACGAGTGCCACAAAACGTGCTTTAGAATACCGA AGATCCCTCAGACGTGCAGGTTTCCCATGGAGGAGGGGCCCTGCCGAGCCCTCTTCACCCGCTATTTCTTCAACATGACCAGCATGCAGTGTGAGCTTTTTTACTACGGCGGCTGCCAGGGCAATGACAACCGTTTCCCCGACTTGACTTCCTGCAAGGAGTACTGCAGCCCGCGAAAAT CGGTTCCCGTGCTGTGCCTGGACCCTCTGGACAAAGGCAAATGCTCCGCCTCCATACCGCGCTACTACTACAATAAGACCACCAAGACGTGCGAGGAGTTCACGTACTCGGGCTGCGGTGGGAGCAGCAATAATTTCGTCTCCAGGCACAGCTGCATGGACGTGTGTGTTAAAG GAGGTAAAAAGGGCAGCGGAGGAAAAATGCGCCGCCTGAGACGAAACCGCATCACTTTCTTGCAAGCGTAG
- the gngt1 gene encoding guanine nucleotide-binding protein G(T) subunit gamma-T1 — protein MPVINVEDLTDKDKALMEVNQLKIEVKLQRWLTSKCCEEIKDYIQAGVDEDTLVKGISEDKNPFKEKGGCVLC, from the exons ATGCCAGTCATAAATGTCGAGGACTTGACAGACAAGGACAAGGCTCTGATGGAAGTCAACCAACTTAAAATTGAAGTGAAACTTCAGAGGTGGTTG ACATCGAAATGCTGCGAGGAGATCAAGGATTACATCCAGGCCGGAGTGGATGAGGACACTCTTGTCAAAGGCATTTCAGAGGACAAGAACCCCTTCAAGGAGAAAGGTGGCTGTGTCCTTTGTTAG